GATAAGTTTTATGAATTAGGAATTGAGTTAGTTAATTTTCATCCACATTATAATAAAGATATAACTAAAGAAGATTCACAACAATTCAATTTAGACGCTTTAAGAATTATAACTAAGTATGCAAAAACTAAGAATATTAAAATTATGATTGAGAATCAATACCCATTTGAGAATTCAAATGAGATGAGTAAAGTATTTGATAAAATAAAAGATATTTATCTCTTATTTGATATTGCTCATGCATATTATATGAATGAAGATGGAGATTTAGCAATAGTAGATTTTTTAGATAAATATTCTAATAAAATAAAACATATTCATCTCTCAGATAACGATGGAGAAGATGATGATCACTATTTTATTGGGTATGGAAGTATAAATTTTAAGAGATATATTCCAATGATAAATGAAATTTTTTCTAAAGATGAAATATTTTTATCTCTTGAAGCATTTATTGTTAAAATTAATGAAGAAGGAGATTGGGAGATAGTTGAAAAGGATGATAGAAAGAAATTAACAATAGAATCTATAAATAGGATTAGAGATTTAATTCCTAAGTAAGTTATTATATCTTTAAATGAAATAGTATATTAAAAAATAATTTGATTATGAAATTTTTGATAGTAATTTCTTAGCAGAAATGGTTTTATTTCTATCTGAAAGTTTTGAGATTTGATTATAATTTATTAGTTATTACTACTTTACAATCATTAGAACTTATCTATTTCAACATGTGTGTCAAATAAATATCTTCTACAAATTAATTTGTTTTCATCCTGTTTAGTTAATTCTCTGAAACCAAAATAAACATCTGCACCTATTTCTTGTCTATAAAAGAATTTAGCATTTATAATTTCATCAATGTTTACATTTAAATTTTTTTCATCTAATACTTTTTTAACATCATCTTTAGTATATAGTTTGCCGTCAGATTCATGTACTTCATCTTTTATAGATATACCAACTTTACTTACTATATTAGTTATATTATATTCAAAACAATAAATATCTCTCTTTCTTGATAAATACATTTACCTAAATAAGTGCAATCTAATTTTTCTATATAATCTTTAGAATCTGTTAAAAGTCCAGATTTGGTAATATATTCTTTATTACAAGGTTTAGTTAAATTTGGATACTCTTCAATTATTGTTTCTAAAACTTGATTCATAATAAGTATTCTCAAATTTAATTAATAAATTTATCTATATTCAAGCATTTTTTTCTTTTGATTAATTTAGATTTTCATATATTATTCTTTTTTAAATAAAATATATATTGCATTTTTTTCAGTTATAGAACCATCAAAATTAGGAGTACATACATTTTCATCTTGTCTTGGAGATATAATTAATGTATAATCTTCATTAATTTGTGTATTTGGACAATTAGAACAATCTTCAAATATATCTCTATTAATAGAATAGGATGAATCTGATTCTTTTAGTATAATTCCATCATAAATTGGTTTATTTTCAGGGTCTCTTATTTGAAAATATAAATCTTCTATCTCCTCAGAATTAGTTTTAATAACTCCTGCAGGATATGAGTTTAAAGTTAAAATTGTTGAATTTAAAGTATAAGATAATGTTTTTGACAAATCTTCTACAGTTTGACATTCTGCTAATTGTGATGATGGATATACAGTATTAGTGGAATCACTACCTCCTCCACCGCCACCACAACTGTTTAACATAAATAAACTTAATCCTGTCAATAAACTTTTGCTTGAAATTCTACATATTCTTTCTAAATTTATTTTTTTCATCTTACTATAGCACCTCGTTAATATTTAATTTATACACTTGAACTTCTAAATTCAAATCTGACTCAATATTAACTTTTTCAATAATTAAACTTAAATCTTCTAAAATTAGATTTGATTGAGAGTAATTTTGATTAGGAATAAAATTAAATTCAGATAAAGGAACAATTTTATTATTTTCTCCTGCTGGTAAATAAATCTTATTTGATAAAAATCTGTTAGTTCTTGAATCTTTAGTATATAGTATTAAATTAATATCATAATTTGAATTTAAACCAATATTTACTTCATATTCTAAATCTTCACTAAATCGAATTTCGATACCTTTAGGTGTCAAATTTTGAGTATAAGAATTCAAACCTTTTTCTAAGGAAATCTGATATACGGGATTTGAATTTATAATATCAACTTGAAAATTTTCACTTTCAAGACTCATATCATCTAATATTTCTACATTAGTTGAATCCCAATTCAATATCTCTATTAATGTTTTTTCTAATGAGGTAGGAGGTGATGATCCTGCTACAGGAGTTGAGAATTTATCAGTTACATATGTACTTGTAGTATAATTTCCTTCAGAATCACTAAGAACTGCTATGAAAGTATTTAGTCCTGAATTTAAGTTATCTGTTGAAATTTGAGCAACATAATTACTTGTCTCTTCAAGATTATTTTCATCGACTACTTTTAAACCATTTAGAATAACTTCAAGAGATTGTGGATTTGTATTTTCTTTGACTGTACTAATACTACTTGTCAAAACTTGTATATTGGAAGAATCTTGATAATCAATTTCTAAGGTTATAAAATCTGAAGAGCTCAAATACATATTAAAAGAAGTAATGATTGGTGAATTGGATGTATTAGTATCAATAGGTGGACTAAATACAATATTAGACATTAAAGAATAATTATTATCTTTATATGCTTTAACTCCAAAATAATATCCTTGGTTATCATTTAGACCACTTAACTTAAATCCTAATTGGTCGCCTAATTTTATGCCTGAAATTCCTTCATTTGCACCAATACCACTTTCTAAATTATCGTGAGAAGTTCCATAATAAACACTATATCCATCAATGAATGAAGGACTATTGTCCCAACTTAAAATAACATCTTTAGCTTGAGAAGAAAATGGAATTAATAAACTATTTGCAAATAATATTGAACTTACTATAATTTTTTTGGATTTATTGATTCTATTACTCAAATTGACCAAACTCATAAGTAGTTAAATTAAAGTAAATTTATAAACCTTATCTAATGAAAAATATAATAAATATATATTTTATACTAAATATTTAAGTTTAAATTTTAATATTGGTTATATGATTGCAAATTGTTTAGTTATCAAAAAATAAATTTTTACTTATATTTATAAGTTATCAAAATATAGTCATATAGGTGATGAAATATGAAAGATAAAATATGTAAATCTAGTTTTAGTCAGTGCGGTTGTGGAGGATTCTCTTATTTTTTAGGATTTATAGGTGCAATTGTATATTATATTTCTAATGCTACAGGTTTTTGGATAGGAGTTTTAGGATTTTTGAAAGCTTTAGTCTGGCCAGCATTTTTAGTATTTGAATTACTTAAATTTTTAGGTATTTAGAAGTGTCATAATAAAAGATGGAATACAATAAAGAAAATGTTGAGAATTTTATTATTGGATTTAATAAAATAGCAAAAAATTTTTTTAATATTGAAATAGTTGATGAAATATCAAAGAAAGGGATGCTTTGTTTTGAAATAAAACAAAATTCAAGAAAATATATTGGAACAGATATGGATTTTACAAGAGATATACAAAGATTTGGTAAAAATCAAAAAATAATTTTAATTAAAAATATTTTAGAAAAAATAATAGAGTTAAAGGATGATATTGAAGTTCTTGAATGTATTACCGAAGAGAAAATTTTAGCTGAAAAATTTCATTCAAGGGTTATGAAACCCTATGATTTACACTTCAAATTAGAGGACAATCCTGATTGTAAAATTTTATTTTCAAATATAACATTTAAAAAACATCTAATTATTTTTGATAAGGAAAATATTATGATAGATTTAATACTTGATGTAAATAATAATGAAAATATTTTAAGTGTAAATATTGGAGCTAATATTTGTATTGAAGATATTAATGAAATAAAGATATATAAATTGGAGAATTATATCCCAAGTGATCTAAAAAAATTATTTGTTTAGATAATTAACTTGTATCTTCAATTACAATATAATATTTTTTACAATTTACCCCAGGATTTATAATGAAAATATAATTTATCAATTGTATAATGTTTCAAATTGACAAGATAATTGTTGGCAGAAAACCAAAACATGACTTCAAAAATATACTTTCTGAGGTTGAATTATTGGCTAATATATTAAATATGTCACAAATACCTTGGCAATTAGTTGGTGGATTAGGGACTGCTTTAAATTATGGGTCACTATATCGAAATCACCATGATATTGATATTGAAGTGGATATTAAACAACTTCCTGAACTAACTAAATACATGAAGAAACAAAATTATGAACTTTGCTTAGGATTACCAACTAGAGGAAGAAGGTTTTTACCATTTAAATCATATTGTAAAATCTCTCCTGAACAATGTAATTTAGGTAGACATTCTTTATATTTAGTCAATCCAAACTCAAAATATTCATACCTTAAAGCTATAGATTTAATGACAAAAGACACTCAAGATGAGATTACTACTTGGGAATTATTGCATAGTAAAATTCAATATGATGGTAATTTAAAAGGAAAAATTGTTAAAATAGGTTCTCAAAATGTGGAACTTAGAAACCCTATTGTACATAAACTAATACTTGAAGAAACAAGAAAAAAACTTAAAAATAATAATATGGAAAGAATACTATTAGATTGTTCATATTAATAATTAGTATTTTGATTATTTATTTTAACTACATTTATAATCTAACATGCATTAATATTTCTAAGAATGGAAGAAAAAATCAGAGTACAAAAATTTATTGCATTATCAGGACTTTGTTCTAGAAGAAATGCTGAGGATTTAATTAAAGAAGGAAAAGTTAAGGTTAATGGTGAAGTAATCTCAATTGGTGATCAATGTTTGAAGACTGATAAGATTGAAGTTAATGATGAAGTTATCTCCTTTGATTTGGATGATTTAGTATATATTGTTATGAATAAGAGTTCAGGTTATGTTACAACTAATGCTGATGAGTTTGGAAGAGAGACTATATATGATTTTTTAGATGAAAAGGATAAGAAAGATAATTTATTCTCAGTTGGAAGATTGGATATGGATACTTCAGGACTTTTGATTTTAACTAATGATGGACATTTTGCGCAAAGTATTATTCATCCTTCACAAGATATTGCTAAGGAGTATATTGTACAAACTGAGAAAGAGCTTAGAATTGAAGATCAAAAGAAATTAGAAGAAGGAGTTATGCTTGATGAGTATAGATTAAAACCACTTCAAATTAGAAGAATTGGTCCAAATAAATATATTGCTAGAATTTATGAAGGTAGAAAGAGACAGATTAGAAGAATGTTTGAACTATTAGATTATGAAGTAACCAATTTACATAGAATTAGTATTGGAGGTTTAGATTTGAAAGAAATGAATTTAGAGTTTAAACAGTACGCTTTTGTAACAAAGAAATTCTTACAAGATAAAATATTTGTAAAATATTCTTAATTCTTAATTAAATAACTGCTTTATTTTTAAACAAAAATATATAAATACTTTTTGTTGTAGGTTTTTGTGGATAAGATGAATAGAGTTCTAGAAATTCTAGAAAATCAAGAAAAGAGGATTCAAAATATTGAAAAAAATTTAAATATTGAACCTTTAGAAAATACTCAAGTTGAGGCTCAACCCTCAGCACATGAGAATGAAGTTATATTAGAAAAACCGAAACAATATAAATCTAATTTACCTAATTTTAGTTTTAATCAAGTAATCTCTTTTATTGGAATTTTAGGAATTATTATTGGATGCATATCATTTTTCTTTTATGCAGTTGCTAAGGATTGGATTGGTCCTACTGCTCAAGTTATGATTGGTGTTATTTTAGGTTTAATATTATTTGTATTAGCATTTAGTTTGGAAGAGAGAAATAGAGAATGGTCTTTGATTGTATTTGGAGGTTCATTTTTTATAGAGTTTTTGTCAATTTTTGTAGGAGTTATAGTATATAAAGTTATACCTGAGATTATAGGATTTATTGTTTTACTATTATTTACTGCAGTTGCAATAGCTTTGAGTATTAAGTTTAATTCTAAAATAATTGCTTATTACTCTTTAATTGGAGGTTATTTGATTCCAATTATTACTAATACTCATTCTGAAATAATTTTTATGATTATGTATGTTTTATTATTAAATGTTTCTCTTTTAGTTTTATCATCTAGATATAATTGGGTAGATTTAAGATTTACATCTTTTATTATTTTGTGGGTATATATTGTCTCTTCATTTAGTATATATAGATTAGAGTCAATTGGATTTGCTTTATTCTTTTTGATATCTGTATTCTTAATAAATAATATAATGCCTTTAGTATATTCTGTATTAAAGAAAGAGGAAATAAATGCACTAGATTCAATAATCTTTAATGTGAATTTATTGTTCTTTGCTCCTATGTTATACACTTTATTGAAGAAATTTTATAATATTGGAATGATAGAATTTGGTTTTGTAATTCTTTTAGTTGCATTTTTATACTTAGTTGAAATATTAGTACTAAAGATTAAATTAAGTTCTAAAGTTTATATGCCAACGCTGTATTCAATTTTATCTGGAGCTGTGATTACTTTGAATCTTGGAATATTTTTAGTATTGAATACTATTAATGAAGATTTTTTCATGGTGTTGTTTTTAATTCAATGGATATTTTTCGCATATATGTCTAAATTTGTAGAAGAGTCAGAGTTTTATAATATTGTATCTAATATATTCTTAGCTTTAATTGCTATTTGGTATTTATTCGTTTTAAGATTTGATGAAGGATTATTACATGCAACTTTATTCCTATTTGTATTGTTAGCAATAATTCCTGGATTTTTATTTTTGATTAAACAAGATATTAATAAGAGAATTAATAGTGGATTATTGGCAATTTCGATATTTTTAATATTGTTATCAGTTTCAAAGTATATGATGTTTTTTATAGACTCTGAAGCTTTTTATAATATTGTACTTTCAGTGATGTGGTTAGTTTATACTTTAATTGGTATTATTAAGTTTGATAAAATAAAAGAAGCAAAAATATTATTTATGGTGCTTTTAGGAATAACTGTTCTTAAGATTGCATTTGTTGATTTATTATTTTTAGAAGGAGCATTTAGAATAATTGGATTTATTGTATTTGGTATTTTATTATTAATTGGTAGCTATTTTATGAAAAATGAAAAAAGTAATTAAATTTTTTATTTTTATTGTGTTTTTAATTTTTTTATTGAATCCAGTTTTTTCAGCAGGAACTGTATTATTTGAAGAATACGAATATGTAATAAAGATAACTCCTAATTGTGAGGAATATAGAGGCTATTTGGCAGTCGAATTACCTGAGGAGTACAATCTTATTCAAAATGATTTAAAATATACTCCTAAATCGTATATGGATGCTGAAGAGTATTTCATTCTTCCAAGTGTTAATCAAGAATATTATGAATTATTGAGTAATTGGTATGTTAAAACTATTGATGATTTTCAAATTCAAGATGTTGAATTAATATATGATGGAAATACTAATTCAGATCTTGTAATTCAAGATAAGGATTCAATTGTACTGGATTTCTTAAATCCTGATGTTAAAAAATTAAATAAAATTACTGTTTATGCTAAAGATTCTCAACTTGAAGATTTAACAGTTAAAATTGATGGTAATATTATTCCTATAATAATTACTAAGAATGCTTTCTTAACAGAAATTTATTTAGATAAAGATTACTTGAGTAATAATGTGGAGATAGAATTGAAATTTGATGAATTGGTTAAAATTAATGAGATTAAATTTTATAATCAAAATGTGAAAGAGGTAAAGTCAATGCTTTATTTTTTCAATAAAGAACAATGCTCTAATACTTACAATTTTTATTTTGGAAAATATGGTGTTGATTATAATAAGAGGTATGCGAGTGCTCAATATATTCCTGTAGATTTTGAGATAGAAATTGATACTAATAAAAATACTTTATACAATAATGATTTTGATAATGATTCTAAATTGAATGAAGATGATAATTGTTTGATTGTTTCAAATGAAGATCAAAAGGATATCAATTTTAATGATATTGGTGATGCTTGTGAAGATTTTGATTCAGATAGAGTTTTAAATTTCGAAGATAATTGTATTGAGATTTCAAATAGGAATCAAATGGATAGTGATGATGATAAAATAGGTGATGCTTGTGATGATGATGATGGTAGATATCTGGAGAGTAATAATG
This is a stretch of genomic DNA from Candidatus Woesearchaeota archaeon. It encodes these proteins:
- a CDS encoding sugar phosphate isomerase/epimerase — encoded protein: MLKISVMNNPHEKINDELIFLNSLNLDGLELTLEPSEWYLDKVNLDLMDKFDIGHTRCDLEFASTDKEVRLDAIDEYKICLDKFYELGIELVNFHPHYNKDITKEDSQQFNLDALRIITKYAKTKNIKIMIENQYPFENSNEMSKVFDKIKDIYLLFDIAHAYYMNEDGDLAIVDFLDKYSNKIKHIHLSDNDGEDDDHYFIGYGSINFKRYIPMINEIFSKDEIFLSLEAFIVKINEEGDWEIVEKDDRKKLTIESINRIRDLIPK
- a CDS encoding pseudouridine synthase, whose product is MEEKIRVQKFIALSGLCSRRNAEDLIKEGKVKVNGEVISIGDQCLKTDKIEVNDEVISFDLDDLVYIVMNKSSGYVTTNADEFGRETIYDFLDEKDKKDNLFSVGRLDMDTSGLLILTNDGHFAQSIIHPSQDIAKEYIVQTEKELRIEDQKKLEEGVMLDEYRLKPLQIRRIGPNKYIARIYEGRKRQIRRMFELLDYEVTNLHRISIGGLDLKEMNLEFKQYAFVTKKFLQDKIFVKYS
- a CDS encoding DUF2339 domain-containing protein, yielding MNRVLEILENQEKRIQNIEKNLNIEPLENTQVEAQPSAHENEVILEKPKQYKSNLPNFSFNQVISFIGILGIIIGCISFFFYAVAKDWIGPTAQVMIGVILGLILFVLAFSLEERNREWSLIVFGGSFFIEFLSIFVGVIVYKVIPEIIGFIVLLLFTAVAIALSIKFNSKIIAYYSLIGGYLIPIITNTHSEIIFMIMYVLLLNVSLLVLSSRYNWVDLRFTSFIILWVYIVSSFSIYRLESIGFALFFLISVFLINNIMPLVYSVLKKEEINALDSIIFNVNLLFFAPMLYTLLKKFYNIGMIEFGFVILLVAFLYLVEILVLKIKLSSKVYMPTLYSILSGAVITLNLGIFLVLNTINEDFFMVLFLIQWIFFAYMSKFVEESEFYNIVSNIFLALIAIWYLFVLRFDEGLLHATLFLFVLLAIIPGFLFLIKQDINKRINSGLLAISIFLILLSVSKYMMFFIDSEAFYNIVLSVMWLVYTLIGIIKFDKIKEAKILFMVLLGITVLKIAFVDLLFLEGAFRIIGFIVFGILLLIGSYFMKNEKSN
- a CDS encoding thrombospondin type 3 repeat-containing protein, which codes for MKKVIKFFIFIVFLIFLLNPVFSAGTVLFEEYEYVIKITPNCEEYRGYLAVELPEEYNLIQNDLKYTPKSYMDAEEYFILPSVNQEYYELLSNWYVKTIDDFQIQDVELIYDGNTNSDLVIQDKDSIVLDFLNPDVKKLNKITVYAKDSQLEDLTVKIDGNIIPIIITKNAFLTEIYLDKDYLSNNVEIELKFDELVKINEIKFYNQNVKEVKSMLYFFNKEQCSNTYNFYFGKYGVDYNKRYASAQYIPVDFEIEIDTNKNTLYNNDFDNDSKLNEDDNCLIVSNEDQKDINFNDIGDACEDFDSDRVLNFEDNCIEISNRNQMDSDDDKIGDACDDDDGRYLESNNGVLYLLLIFVVLLFVGMAYLILKKK